Below is a genomic region from Candidatus Fermentibacter sp..
GGCCTGTCGCCCTATCTCTACATCCTCCCGGCCCTGGCGGTCGTCGTGGTCTTCAGGGTCGTCCCCATCGTCAGCTCCTTCCTCGCGTCCCTCACCGAATACGACATCGGCGGCTTCCACGGCTTCACGGGGATCGACAACTACGCGAGGATGCTCTCGGACGCCCGCTTCTGGAGCAGCGTGTCCAACACCGTCTTCTTCGTGCTGGGCGTCGTCCCCCTCGGGATCGCGATCCCGCTGTTCCTGGCCGTGCTGCTGCGGGGGAGGCTGTTCGCCAAGGGCTTCTATCGGACGATCTACTTCCTGCCCGTCGTCACCAGTGCAGTCGCGGTCTCCGTCGTGTGGACGTGGCTGTTCAACCCCGAGGCGGGCCCTCTCAACGGCGTGCTGGCCGCACTCGGGATGGACCCGCTGATGTGGCTCCGCGAGCCCCGCGGGGTGTTCGACATGCTCCTCTCGCCCCTCGGCATCTCCCTGCCGGGCATCCTGGCCGGGCCGAGCCTCGCCCTGGTCTCCCTCATGATCGTGAGTGTCTGGAAGAGCATCGGCTACAACACGGTGCTGTTCCTGGCGGGGCTCGAGAACATACCGGGCGAGTACTACGAGGCGGCGAAGCTGGACGGAGCCCGCCGCTGGGCGATCTTCAGGCACGTCACATGGCCGCTGCTCTCGCCCACGACCTACTACGTGCTGATCATGAGCACGATCACGTCATTCCAGACGTTCGCGCTCGTCTACGTGATGACCCCGCCGCCCGGTGGCGGCCCGCTCGGCACTACCAACCTGCTGGTCTTCTACCTGTACCAGAAGGCCTTCGACAGGTTCGACATAGGCTACGCCAGCGCGATCTCCGTCTTCCTGTTCGTGGTCCTGCTGGGCCTCACGATCCTCCAGAGGAGGCTCGCGGGCAGGCGGGTGGTGTACGAATGACGCCACGGGCCGCGGCGGGAGCAGTCCTCAGGCACTCGATGCTGGCCGCGGGCGGCCTGGTCATGCTGCTCCCATTCCTCTGGATGATCGCCACGTCGCTGGAGCAGGGCGGCTTCTCGAACTACGCCGACGCATGGAACGAGGTGCCCTTCGGGCGGTACCTCGTGAACACCCTCATCGTCACCTCGCTGACTGTTCTGGGTGTTCTGATCACCTCGGCGCTGGCCGCCTACTCCTTCGCGACGATGGAGTACCGCGGGCGCAACTTCCTCTTCCTCCTGTTCCTCTCTACGATGATGGTGCCGCAGCCGGTCTACCTCGCCCCTTCGTACGTGATCCTCGCGAAGATGGGCTGGATCGACACCTTCGCTGCCCTGATCGTGCCGTGGACGGCCAACGTCTTCAGCGTGTTCCTGCTCAGGCAGCACTTCAGGTCGCTGCCCAAGTCGCTCTACGAGGCCGCCGTACTCGACGGCTGCAGCAGGTTCGGCTACCTGTGGCGGGTCGCCCTCCCGCTCTCCCGGTCGGCCATCGTGACTGTCGTCCTGTTCGACATCATCGGAAGCTGGAACAGCTTCATGTGGCCCCTCGTGGTTACGAACTCCGAGAACATGAGGGTTCTGCAGGTGGGGCTCTCCTACTTCAACCAGGAGCAGGCCAGCAACTTCCCCATGCTCATGGCGGCCTCCACCTTCTGCACGATCCCGCTCCTGGTCATGTTCGTGCTGGCCCAGAAGCAGATCGTGTCGAGCTACTCCCGCTCAGGCCTGAAGGACTGATGAGAGCCCTGCTTCTCGCCGCGATGATCGCCCCTGCCGCGGCCTCATCCGACCTGGGGGCCGAGGCGCTCGTGTTCCTCGACCGGCTCGCCTCGACGGGCTACGGGGGGATCTTCATGGCCCCGCTCGAAGTCTCGATCCTCGAGCCCTGCACTCTGGACGTGATGATGAACCCGCTCGCCGACAGGGGATTCTTCATGGCCATCGGCGGGGAGAACGTGCTCGATCTGTCCCTCGTGGTAGAGGGGAACGGCTGGTCGGTGAGCGACTCCTTCCCCGACGACTTCCCGGTGCTGGAACTGGACGCCCCCCTGGCCGCTACAGTCAGGAGAATGATCGTGTGCGCCACCGACATGATCCACAATGCCGACCGCGACAGCGTGGTGGTGATGTACGCGGTTTCGGTCGTTGACCTTCCGGAACCGGCTGATGATGTTCCGGCGGAGCAGGATTCAACGGGGGTTCAATAGATGAAGACGGCAGGCATCGTTCTCACTGCGGCTGTCCTGGCGGCGGGTGCCGCGTCGGCGGCCGACACCGCAGGCTTCGCGTTCCTCAGGATCCCCGTGGGCGCCCGGGCAGCCGCCATGGGCGGGGCCTTCTGCGCCGTGACGGGCGATCCGGTCTC
It encodes:
- a CDS encoding carbohydrate ABC transporter permease is translated as MTPRAAAGAVLRHSMLAAGGLVMLLPFLWMIATSLEQGGFSNYADAWNEVPFGRYLVNTLIVTSLTVLGVLITSALAAYSFATMEYRGRNFLFLLFLSTMMVPQPVYLAPSYVILAKMGWIDTFAALIVPWTANVFSVFLLRQHFRSLPKSLYEAAVLDGCSRFGYLWRVALPLSRSAIVTVVLFDIIGSWNSFMWPLVVTNSENMRVLQVGLSYFNQEQASNFPMLMAASTFCTIPLLVMFVLAQKQIVSSYSRSGLKD
- a CDS encoding sugar ABC transporter permease, with protein sequence MKSRFGLSPYLYILPALAVVVVFRVVPIVSSFLASLTEYDIGGFHGFTGIDNYARMLSDARFWSSVSNTVFFVLGVVPLGIAIPLFLAVLLRGRLFAKGFYRTIYFLPVVTSAVAVSVVWTWLFNPEAGPLNGVLAALGMDPLMWLREPRGVFDMLLSPLGISLPGILAGPSLALVSLMIVSVWKSIGYNTVLFLAGLENIPGEYYEAAKLDGARRWAIFRHVTWPLLSPTTYYVLIMSTITSFQTFALVYVMTPPPGGGPLGTTNLLVFYLYQKAFDRFDIGYASAISVFLFVVLLGLTILQRRLAGRRVVYE